In a genomic window of Corynebacterium choanae:
- a CDS encoding carbohydrate ABC transporter permease has protein sequence MPSAAASTARKPRRHSGDRRTLSDTLRALPWLAPVLLLIVGVVAFPAGVMIYNSTRKISKSGIDKGNVGFDNFAKIFAMPDLPRVLINTVIWVVVVVACTIVISLLLAELLNRAFPGRQLVRLAVVIPWAASVVMTTTVFYYALEPRLGILNKWLYQLGITESNQVGYTKTATSAFIVAIIIAVFVSLPFTTYTILAGLQGVPKDVLEAAQIDGAGPWRTYFSVVLPQLRPAIATSTVINIINVFNSLPILRTITGPVPGNAADTTTTLIFKIIQNDRHIDWASALSVINFVIVIVVIAIYIAIVNPMKEVD, from the coding sequence ATGCCGTCAGCTGCAGCATCCACCGCACGCAAACCACGCCGCCACAGCGGCGATCGGCGTACGCTCTCCGACACACTCCGGGCGCTTCCGTGGCTTGCCCCAGTACTGCTCCTCATCGTTGGGGTGGTAGCGTTCCCGGCGGGGGTAATGATCTACAACTCCACCCGGAAAATCTCCAAATCGGGCATTGATAAAGGCAACGTCGGATTCGACAATTTTGCCAAAATTTTCGCTATGCCCGACCTGCCGCGGGTGCTGATCAATACGGTCATTTGGGTGGTAGTAGTCGTCGCCTGCACCATTGTCATCTCGCTCCTGCTCGCCGAACTACTCAATCGGGCGTTTCCTGGGCGTCAGCTTGTTCGTCTCGCTGTGGTGATCCCCTGGGCAGCATCGGTGGTCATGACTACCACCGTGTTCTATTACGCCCTCGAGCCCCGCCTAGGCATTCTCAACAAGTGGCTTTACCAGCTCGGCATCACCGAATCGAACCAGGTGGGCTACACCAAAACCGCAACAAGCGCATTCATCGTCGCGATCATCATCGCCGTATTTGTGTCACTTCCATTTACGACCTACACCATTTTGGCTGGTCTACAAGGCGTACCAAAAGATGTGCTCGAAGCTGCGCAAATCGATGGCGCAGGGCCGTGGCGCACCTATTTTTCGGTCGTGTTGCCACAACTGCGGCCAGCTATCGCCACCTCGACGGTGATCAACATTATCAACGTGTTTAACTCGCTGCCGATTCTGCGGACGATCACCGGACCGGTGCCGGGCAACGCTGCCGACACCACCACCACATTGATCTTCAAAATCATTCAAAACGACCGCCACATCGACTGGGCAAGTGCGTTAAGCGTGATCAACTTCGTTATTGTCATCGTGGTTATCGCCATCTATATTGCCATCGTCAACCCGATGAAAGAGGTGGACTAG
- a CDS encoding phosphatidate cytidylyltransferase, with the protein MPQVDSPPPNPPGRPLPPEQLIRRRDALKASLPKPKNGAGRNLKQAIATGVGLGAVVLLCIFVIPYGWYPFVAVAVWLGSHEVLRRLREVGYLVPRLVILLGGQVMLWSSWPFGAQGLVASFVATVLVLMFGRLFRNGRSTPPQNYLRDTAIGVFVLVWIPLFGSFAAMLSLLSRDGVPGQLYIVTFIVCVIANDVGGYVAGVLFGSHPLAPAVSPKKSLEGFAGSVVFGIIAGALCSEFLIHDTWWRGAIMGFGLVICATLGDLVESQFKRELGIKDMSNLLPGHGGVMDRVDGMLPAAMVTWLFMNLMAQM; encoded by the coding sequence ATGCCCCAAGTTGATAGCCCGCCACCGAATCCGCCGGGGCGACCGCTGCCGCCAGAGCAGCTTATTCGTCGACGGGATGCATTGAAAGCCTCCCTCCCGAAACCGAAGAATGGGGCGGGACGCAACCTCAAGCAGGCAATCGCCACCGGAGTGGGGTTGGGGGCAGTTGTACTGCTGTGTATTTTCGTTATCCCCTACGGGTGGTATCCGTTTGTGGCGGTCGCGGTCTGGCTCGGCTCGCATGAAGTGTTGCGTCGATTGCGGGAAGTGGGCTATCTCGTCCCGCGATTGGTGATTCTGCTGGGCGGCCAAGTGATGCTGTGGTCGTCGTGGCCGTTTGGCGCCCAAGGGTTGGTGGCCTCATTTGTTGCCACGGTGCTGGTATTGATGTTTGGGCGCCTCTTCCGCAATGGCCGTTCTACACCGCCGCAGAATTATCTGCGGGACACCGCGATTGGGGTGTTCGTGCTGGTGTGGATTCCGCTGTTCGGCTCATTTGCCGCGATGCTCTCACTGCTCAGCCGCGACGGGGTGCCCGGCCAGCTGTATATTGTGACGTTCATCGTCTGTGTGATTGCTAACGATGTTGGCGGCTATGTGGCAGGTGTGCTGTTTGGGTCGCATCCGCTAGCACCTGCAGTGTCGCCGAAGAAATCCTTAGAAGGGTTTGCCGGCTCTGTGGTGTTCGGCATTATTGCTGGTGCACTGTGTAGCGAGTTTCTCATTCACGACACTTGGTGGCGTGGAGCGATCATGGGGTTCGGCTTAGTGATCTGTGCAACGCTCGGGGATCTTGTCGAGTCCCAGTTTAAACGCGAACTGGGGATCAAGGACATGTCCAATCTGCTGCCCGGCCACGGCGGGGTGATGGATCGGGTCGACGGTATGCTGCCCGCAGCTATGGTGACTTGGTTATTTATGAACCTGATGGCGCAAATGTAG
- a CDS encoding ABC transporter ATP-binding protein: MASLQPVLSVRNLNVSFPSEAGTVDAVRDVNFDLYPGKTLGIVGESGSGKSVTSMAIMGLLPDYAKITGSVKLDERELIGLTDQQMSSIRGKDIGMIFQDPLSALTPVFDIGTQLVEALQTHQNISKKAAWNEAVELLDLVGIPDPKTRVKAFPHEFSGGMRQRVVIAIAIANKPRILIADEPTTALDVTIQAQILELIKKAQKETNAATIMITHDMGVVAGTADDVMVMYAGTPIEKADVFSLFDQPRMPYTIGLLGSIPSLADNDKEALTAIDGTPPIVVDLPDECPFAARCPIATVECLDHEPPLTEIAPGHESACIKSHLIADRKLQGQDIFPRPERPEQMFAGIPRDERETVLDVTNLKKTYPLVKGALLKRRVGWVEAVKGLTFDIKAGECFAIVGESGCGKTTTLLELMDLTPQEGATIVINGENAANMNRKQRQEARKDIQIVFQDPMGALDPRLTVAEVLREPLEALGWEGDINARIRELMDLVGLNPAHVDRFPGHFSGGQRQRISLARALATNPKLIVLDEPVSALDVSIQASMLNLLDELKAKLGISYLIVAHDLAVIRHISDRTAIMYKGQFVEMGDTEDLFANPQHPYTKALLSAIPIPDPHVERTRERIILDDDYSQITT, translated from the coding sequence ATGGCATCATTACAACCTGTGCTTTCCGTCCGCAATCTCAACGTGTCCTTCCCTTCAGAGGCTGGCACCGTTGATGCTGTGCGCGACGTCAACTTCGACCTGTATCCGGGTAAAACCCTCGGTATTGTGGGTGAATCTGGTTCTGGTAAATCAGTCACCTCGATGGCGATCATGGGGCTGCTGCCGGATTATGCGAAAATCACCGGCTCGGTGAAACTCGACGAGCGGGAACTCATCGGTTTGACCGATCAGCAAATGTCGTCGATTCGCGGTAAAGACATTGGCATGATCTTCCAGGATCCGCTGTCGGCGCTGACCCCAGTGTTTGATATCGGCACCCAGCTGGTTGAGGCGCTGCAAACTCACCAAAACATTTCCAAGAAAGCCGCTTGGAACGAGGCAGTTGAGCTGCTTGATCTGGTCGGTATTCCAGATCCGAAGACCCGTGTTAAAGCCTTCCCGCACGAATTTTCTGGCGGTATGCGGCAGCGTGTGGTCATCGCTATTGCGATTGCAAACAAGCCGCGGATCCTCATCGCCGACGAGCCAACCACCGCGTTGGACGTGACTATTCAGGCGCAGATCCTGGAGCTGATCAAAAAAGCTCAGAAGGAAACCAACGCCGCCACCATCATGATCACCCACGACATGGGTGTGGTTGCTGGCACCGCCGACGATGTGATGGTGATGTATGCCGGTACGCCGATTGAAAAAGCAGATGTGTTCTCGCTATTCGATCAACCGCGCATGCCATATACCATCGGTTTGCTGGGGTCTATCCCCTCGCTTGCCGACAATGACAAGGAAGCGCTGACAGCTATCGACGGCACTCCGCCGATCGTGGTGGATCTGCCTGACGAATGCCCCTTCGCTGCTCGCTGCCCGATCGCTACTGTGGAATGTCTTGACCATGAGCCACCGCTGACCGAGATCGCGCCAGGTCACGAGTCCGCTTGTATCAAGTCGCATCTCATTGCGGATCGGAAACTGCAGGGGCAAGACATCTTCCCCCGGCCAGAGCGTCCTGAACAAATGTTTGCAGGTATTCCCCGCGATGAGCGCGAAACCGTGCTCGATGTCACCAACTTAAAGAAGACCTATCCGCTCGTTAAGGGCGCGCTGCTCAAACGGCGGGTCGGCTGGGTGGAAGCCGTCAAGGGGCTGACCTTTGATATTAAAGCTGGCGAATGTTTTGCGATCGTCGGCGAATCCGGGTGTGGTAAAACCACCACCCTCCTCGAGCTGATGGATCTCACGCCGCAAGAAGGCGCCACCATTGTGATCAATGGTGAAAATGCGGCAAACATGAACCGGAAACAGCGGCAAGAAGCCCGCAAAGATATCCAGATCGTGTTCCAAGATCCAATGGGTGCGCTGGATCCGCGCCTGACCGTGGCTGAAGTGTTGCGGGAACCACTCGAGGCACTCGGCTGGGAGGGCGATATTAATGCCCGGATCCGCGAGCTGATGGATCTGGTTGGCTTGAACCCAGCACACGTCGACCGCTTCCCCGGTCATTTCTCCGGCGGTCAGCGGCAGCGTATTTCGCTGGCCCGGGCGTTGGCTACAAATCCGAAGCTGATTGTGCTCGACGAGCCGGTTTCTGCGCTGGACGTGTCTATTCAGGCTTCTATGCTGAACCTGCTTGATGAGCTGAAAGCCAAGCTGGGGATCTCGTATCTCATTGTTGCCCACGACCTTGCGGTGATCCGCCACATCTCTGACCGTACTGCGATTATGTACAAGGGTCAGTTCGTCGAGATGGGTGATACAGAGGATCTTTTCGCTAATCCGCAGCATCCGTACACCAAGGCGCTGCTGTCGGCGATTCCGATTCCGGATCCGCATGTGGAACGTACCCGCGAGCGCATCATTTTGGACGACGACTATTCGCAGATCACCACCTAA
- a CDS encoding ABC transporter permease, whose translation MYKNYRNKGEDRTERLSANASPVNDVSVDSNPYNQSLISTTTSDYESAGERIRRLRAERGDSPDSPEQTSVSAPMRKSTLYYRRFVRNKLAVVGSFIFIALLLLATLGSFVAQWDFTEPDFLNLSEPPSSEHWFGTSSSGNDLFAMTVHGLGRSLIIAVTVSISTTIIASMVGTAAALLGGRPERAILAVIHFLLVVPSFLIIALLVSGSGGDWKLLIVVLIAFGWTYYARVIWSMALSIRERDYVRAAKYMGVSNFTILYRHMVPNIGSLIIINLALGVVSTVMSETGLSFLGLGVKIPDVSLGTLLSTGANSLESSPWEFYFPAAVLTLLTVSMAFIADGLRDALDPNSSAGGQA comes from the coding sequence ACTATCGCAATAAGGGCGAGGATCGCACTGAACGGTTAAGCGCTAACGCCTCACCGGTCAATGACGTCAGTGTCGATTCGAACCCATATAATCAGTCGCTCATCTCGACCACCACCTCCGACTATGAGTCTGCCGGCGAACGCATTCGTCGCCTGCGGGCAGAACGCGGCGACTCCCCTGATTCGCCGGAGCAGACCTCTGTTTCAGCGCCGATGCGGAAATCGACACTGTATTATCGCCGGTTTGTCCGCAATAAGCTGGCTGTGGTGGGTTCGTTTATTTTCATTGCCTTGTTGCTCCTGGCAACATTGGGCTCATTTGTGGCCCAATGGGATTTCACCGAACCTGACTTCCTGAACCTGTCAGAGCCACCGTCAAGCGAGCACTGGTTTGGCACCTCGTCCTCTGGTAACGATCTGTTCGCTATGACCGTGCACGGTCTGGGGCGTTCCCTGATTATCGCTGTGACCGTGTCAATTTCGACGACGATCATCGCCTCCATGGTTGGTACTGCTGCTGCCCTTCTCGGTGGCCGCCCAGAACGGGCCATTTTGGCAGTTATCCACTTCCTGCTGGTGGTTCCTTCCTTCCTCATCATTGCACTGTTGGTGTCCGGCTCCGGTGGCGACTGGAAGCTACTCATCGTCGTGCTTATCGCATTCGGTTGGACCTACTATGCCCGTGTGATTTGGTCGATGGCACTCTCGATTCGGGAACGCGACTATGTGCGCGCCGCAAAATACATGGGTGTTTCAAACTTCACTATTTTGTACCGACACATGGTGCCGAATATCGGTTCACTCATCATTATTAACCTGGCACTTGGTGTCGTCTCCACGGTGATGAGTGAGACCGGTCTTTCCTTCCTTGGCTTGGGTGTGAAAATCCCCGACGTCTCCTTAGGTACCTTGCTGTCCACGGGTGCGAATTCACTCGAGTCCTCCCCCTGGGAGTTCTACTTCCCGGCAGCTGTGCTCACCCTGCTGACTGTGTCGATGGCGTTTATCGCCGACGGTCTGCGGGACGCTCTTGACCCCAACTCATCTGCAGGAGGCCAGGCATAA
- the rlmN gene encoding 23S rRNA (adenine(2503)-C(2))-methyltransferase RlmN: protein MATEIPLVFSASRRAMPPKHFADLDSTQRIAAVEALGLPKFRAKQIATHYYEHLQADPQQMTDLPANVRAAVQESLFPTLMEPVTSIACDNGQTQKTLWRLHDGTLLESVLMRYPDRATLCISSQAGCGMACPFCATGQGGLDRNLSTGEIVEQVRHAAATMRDEGGRLSNIVFMGMGEPLANYKRVLSAVRQITSPSPEGFGISQRNVTVSTVGLAPAIRKLAGEDLSVTLAVSLHCPDDELRDTLVPVNNRWSVQEVLDAARLYADTTGRRVSIEYALIRDINDHPWRADMLGKKLHKALGSRVHVNLIPLNPTPGSKWDASPKPVQDEFVARVAAQGVPCTVRDTRGQEIAAACGQLAAEERDASSS, encoded by the coding sequence ATGGCTACAGAAATTCCTTTAGTATTCTCCGCTTCGCGACGAGCAATGCCGCCGAAGCATTTTGCCGATCTGGATTCCACCCAGCGCATCGCTGCAGTGGAAGCACTTGGGCTGCCAAAGTTTCGCGCAAAGCAGATCGCCACTCATTATTACGAGCATTTGCAGGCTGACCCGCAGCAGATGACTGATCTTCCGGCTAATGTGCGTGCTGCGGTGCAAGAGTCACTGTTTCCCACATTGATGGAGCCGGTGACCAGTATTGCCTGCGATAATGGGCAGACCCAGAAAACGTTGTGGCGTTTGCACGATGGGACGCTGCTTGAGTCGGTGCTGATGCGCTATCCGGATCGTGCAACGCTGTGTATTTCTTCCCAAGCGGGCTGCGGGATGGCGTGTCCGTTTTGTGCTACCGGGCAAGGCGGTTTGGATCGGAATCTGTCAACTGGGGAGATTGTGGAACAGGTTCGTCACGCCGCAGCTACGATGCGCGATGAAGGCGGCCGTCTGAGCAATATTGTGTTTATGGGCATGGGGGAGCCGCTGGCTAACTATAAGCGGGTGCTGTCGGCAGTTCGACAGATCACCAGTCCTAGCCCGGAAGGGTTCGGGATTTCGCAACGCAATGTCACGGTTTCTACGGTGGGTCTTGCGCCGGCGATTCGTAAGCTTGCCGGGGAGGATTTGTCGGTGACATTGGCGGTGTCGCTACACTGCCCTGACGACGAGCTACGTGACACCTTGGTACCGGTGAATAATCGCTGGTCTGTGCAGGAAGTGTTGGATGCTGCGCGGCTATATGCCGACACCACTGGGCGCCGTGTGTCGATTGAATACGCGTTGATTCGCGATATTAACGATCATCCGTGGCGGGCTGACATGCTGGGCAAAAAGCTGCATAAAGCGCTTGGTTCGCGGGTGCATGTCAACCTCATCCCGCTGAATCCGACGCCGGGTTCGAAGTGGGATGCGTCCCCGAAACCTGTGCAGGACGAGTTTGTTGCTCGTGTCGCGGCACAAGGTGTGCCATGCACCGTGCGTGATACGCGTGGCCAGGAGATCGCTGCGGCATGTGGTCAGCTGGCTGCAGAGGAACGCGACGCTTCGAGCAGCTAG
- a CDS encoding carbohydrate ABC transporter permease has translation MAASHNRSKQRRSSRIAQRYQEASGPGYRPHMGLRIFAGAVTFLFFVAPYLYMFTSSLKPKSEATSVDPTFFPHQWQWDNYRTMWDTPETPVFDNLISTIVIAVSATIVVLLVAMPAAYYTARYKFPGRGLFLFTVLLTQMLQPAVLVAGLMREFLALNLQDTWLAMILVNSAFNLSFATWIMHSFFASVPREVDEAAQIDGAGRWQVLTKVNLPLVWPGIVTAVIFTFVAAWNEFAASLVILSSAGKQPLSVALTKFIGQYDTSWHYVFGVSIVAIVPVVILFAVIEKRLVSGLTAGSIK, from the coding sequence ATGGCAGCCTCCCACAATCGCAGCAAGCAACGCCGATCCTCGCGGATTGCGCAACGCTATCAGGAAGCGTCAGGACCTGGCTACCGGCCACATATGGGGCTGCGGATTTTCGCCGGTGCAGTGACGTTCCTGTTCTTTGTCGCCCCCTATTTGTACATGTTCACCTCGTCGCTGAAACCCAAATCAGAGGCGACAAGTGTTGATCCAACCTTTTTCCCACACCAGTGGCAGTGGGATAACTATCGCACCATGTGGGACACCCCGGAAACCCCGGTATTCGATAATCTCATCTCAACGATTGTTATCGCGGTGTCTGCCACGATTGTGGTGCTACTTGTGGCCATGCCTGCCGCATATTACACAGCCCGCTACAAGTTCCCGGGCAGGGGACTGTTTTTGTTCACCGTGCTGTTGACACAAATGCTGCAGCCGGCAGTGCTGGTGGCAGGGTTGATGCGTGAATTTTTAGCATTGAATCTGCAAGACACATGGCTGGCGATGATTCTGGTGAATTCGGCGTTCAACCTGTCCTTCGCCACCTGGATTATGCATTCCTTTTTCGCCAGTGTCCCACGTGAAGTGGATGAAGCTGCACAAATCGATGGTGCCGGTCGCTGGCAGGTGCTCACCAAGGTGAATCTGCCATTGGTGTGGCCGGGCATTGTGACTGCAGTGATCTTCACGTTTGTTGCAGCATGGAATGAGTTCGCGGCATCATTGGTGATTCTTTCCAGCGCAGGCAAGCAACCATTGTCGGTGGCGTTGACGAAATTCATCGGCCAATACGACACTTCTTGGCACTACGTGTTTGGGGTTTCCATTGTGGCAATTGTGCCAGTGGTCATACTCTTTGCAGTGATTGAAAAACGGCTCGTCAGCGGTCTTACTGCCGGCTCGATTAAATAA
- a CDS encoding extracellular solute-binding protein, translating into MRHIARGVLATTMGMSLLMTAACASDSADTGSSADGVTEISLLVPTYSDNTKGLWEDTITGFEAQHPDIKVNLEVQSWENINQVVTTKIQNRQAPDILNIDSFTAFANDDLLYPADEVVSPETLAKFPENFKKNATMDDTQWALPLIASARALFYNKTLFAEAGIASPPTTWAELEDAALKIKDLGGVDGYGMPLGNEEAQAETAIWFYGNGGSFVDGDTIKVDSAKNIEAATFMQKLIDEGATQPNPGASQRTPLGQTFFQGKVGMVIGLPPYINFIAETNPDLDYGISRIPTNDGSEMTLGVADHIMAFDNGTDKKEAIKAFLDYFYSDDVYEVFVDTENFIPVTKPVLDKLKDKDSIKDFVPMIEFAKFYPFTNPQWQATQGAIQSTIGKLGQQVAPADVLGEIQQKAESD; encoded by the coding sequence ATGCGTCACATTGCACGAGGCGTCCTGGCAACCACCATGGGCATGTCCCTGCTGATGACCGCTGCCTGTGCCAGCGATAGTGCCGACACCGGCAGCAGCGCCGACGGTGTCACCGAAATCAGCTTGCTGGTTCCCACCTATTCCGATAACACCAAAGGATTGTGGGAAGACACCATCACCGGTTTCGAGGCACAACACCCCGACATCAAAGTGAATCTGGAGGTGCAATCCTGGGAGAACATCAACCAGGTGGTCACCACCAAGATCCAAAACCGGCAAGCACCAGATATTCTCAACATCGACTCGTTTACCGCCTTCGCCAACGATGACCTGCTCTATCCCGCTGACGAAGTAGTGTCCCCAGAGACATTGGCGAAATTCCCCGAAAACTTCAAAAAGAATGCCACCATGGATGACACCCAATGGGCGTTGCCGCTGATCGCCTCCGCACGTGCCTTGTTCTACAACAAGACATTGTTTGCAGAAGCCGGGATTGCATCCCCGCCCACCACCTGGGCAGAGTTGGAAGACGCGGCGCTAAAGATCAAAGATCTCGGCGGTGTTGACGGCTACGGTATGCCGCTTGGTAATGAGGAAGCACAAGCCGAAACTGCGATCTGGTTCTATGGCAACGGCGGATCGTTCGTTGATGGCGACACCATCAAAGTGGACTCAGCGAAAAACATTGAAGCTGCCACATTTATGCAAAAGCTCATCGATGAAGGAGCAACCCAGCCCAACCCTGGTGCCTCCCAGCGCACCCCGCTCGGACAGACCTTCTTCCAGGGCAAAGTTGGCATGGTCATCGGCTTGCCGCCATATATCAACTTCATCGCCGAAACCAACCCTGACCTGGACTACGGCATCTCGCGCATCCCCACCAACGACGGATCAGAGATGACCCTCGGTGTTGCCGATCACATCATGGCATTTGATAACGGCACCGACAAAAAAGAAGCAATCAAAGCCTTCCTCGACTACTTCTACTCTGATGACGTGTATGAAGTATTTGTCGACACGGAGAACTTCATTCCGGTGACCAAGCCAGTCCTCGACAAGCTGAAGGACAAGGATTCGATCAAAGACTTCGTTCCCATGATTGAATTCGCGAAGTTCTACCCCTTTACCAACCCGCAATGGCAGGCCACCCAAGGTGCGATCCAATCGACGATCGGCAAGCTTGGGCAACAAGTCGCCCCGGCTGATGTGTTGGGTGAAATCCAGCAGAAGGCAGAAAGCGACTAG